ACCGCCGGAAAGCCCAGAGCCGCCGCGCCCCCGACCGCTACGGCGGTTTTCAGGAACTTGCGGCGCGAGACGCCGTCCTCCACTTGCTTTGGGGCGACCTCTTGCTTTGGAGCGACTTTCTTGGTTGCTTTCTTGCTCATCGACATCTCCTCGTGGTGATTCAAGAATGGTTGAGACAGCTCAAGCGGACAAGGCTGAGACAGCTTCTATTTCTATGCGCGGCTTCCTGAGGCATCACCTCCCGAGCGCTGGCGCCGACTAGGCGAAAGAAAGGTCGGCCAGCGAATTGTCAATATCTACTGGGGTCACAATACGGCAGCGCCAATCCCTTTGTCAATGGAATGTCAATGAATGTCAATGAATGTCAATGAAGGGCCAATGAAGGGTCAATGAAGCTCTTCCACCTTTCGCCTGACCGGGCACTCCACATGCTTATGCGCTTGCGGTTATACTCTTGCAGAGCTCAGGCTCTTAAGGGAGGAACATCATGGTGGCAGGAGGGTTGCGGCGGCGCTTGCAGGCTCGAGCACAGGCCGGCAGGTCGCTCAGGATAGGCGTGATCGGCGCGGGCAAGTTCGCCACCATGTTTCTCAGCCAGGCTTTGCGGCTGCCGGGGCTTCACGTGCTCGGCGTCGCCGACTTGTCGCTCGAGCGGGCGCGAGAGGCGCTGCGGCTGGCGGGCTGGCCGCGGGAGAGGACGGCGGCGGGGGGTTTCGCCGAGGCGCTCGAGTGGGGCAGCACCTGTCTGACGGAGAGTGGGGAAGAGCTTATCGCCGCCGAGGGCCTCGAGCTCGTCATCGAGGCGACCGGGGTGCCCGCCGCGGGCATTCGTCACGCGCTCATGGCCTTCGACAGGGGCCTGCACGTGGTCATGGTCAACGTCGAGGCCGACGCGCTGGCGGGGCCGCTCTTGGCCGAGCGCGCCGCGGCCGCGGGCGTCGTCTACAGCCTCGCCTACGGCGACCAGCCGGCCCTCATCTGCGAGCTGGTGGACTGGGCGCGGGCCTGCGGCTTCGACCCCGTCAGCGCGGGCAAGGGCAGCAAATACCTGCCCGAGTACCACCGTTCCACGCCCGAGACGGTCTGGGACTACTACGGCTTCAGCCAGGAGACGGTGGCACGGGGCGACTTCAACCCGCGGATGTTCAACTCCTTTTTGGACGGTACCAAGTCGGCCATCGAGATGGCGGCGGTCGCCAACGCCACCGGACTCACCCCTCAGCCGGACGGGCTGCGCTTCCCGCCCGCGGGCGCGGACAAGCTGGCCCGGGTCTGTCGCCCCGAGGCCGAGGGCGGCAGGCTCGCCCACAAGGGCACGGTCGAGGTGGTCTCGAGCTTGGAGCGCGACGGCCGAGTGGTCGCCAACGACCTGCGCTGGGGCGTCTTCGTCACCTTCGAGGCGGCCAGCGACTACGTGGCGCGCTGCTTCGCCGAGTACGGCCTGGTGACCGACGAGACGGGGCGCTACACCGCCATGTACCGGCCCTACCACCTGATTGGCTTAGAACTCGCTGTGAGCGTCTTGCGCGCGGGCCTGCTGGGCGAGGCCACGGGCAGCCCCACGGCTTTCAGGGGCGACGTGGTGGCGACGGCCAAGCGCGACTTGAGGGTCGGCGAAACTCTGGACGGCGAGGGCGGCTACTGTGTCTACGGCAGGCTGTTGCCCGCCGCCGCCTCCTTGCGGGCCGGGGCGCTGCCTATCGGCTTGGCCCACGGCATCGAGCTGACGCAGGACGTGAAGGCCGGCGAGACCCTGCGCTGGTCGGATGTCGCCTTGGGCCTTGATGACCCCACCGTTCGCTTTCGCAAGGAGATGGAGGCGCGTTTCGCCCGGTTCAAGGTGTAGACAGGACGCTCGAGCCCGTCGCCGCGAAGGCTGGGCTCGAGCCTTGAAAGCTACGGTTAACGTTCGGCCTGGACCTCTTCTATACTCACCGGACCGAAGTCGTTATTCCAGCTCGTGCGGATATACGTGGCTACCGCCGCGATCTGCTCGTCTGAAAGGTGGCCGAAGGGAGGCATCCCGCCGCCCCCATGGATGATCTGGTGGGCGACATGCTGCGTGTCCGCAAGGTCGCGGTTGCCCGCCAGCCGGGGATAGTCGCGTCCACCTGTGCCGCTTCTGCCGTGACAGGCCGCGCAGCTCTGCGCGTAGACTTGCTCTCCCTGCTGAGCCAGCTGCGCCTGGTCCGCTGGCTCAGCCTCTTCTTCCCCTTCAGTGTCTTCTTCTTGCGCCTGGGTCGCCCCCTGTTGCGTGTCCGCCTGTGCCTCGCCTTCGCGAATGACCACGCCGCAGGCGATGCGGTCGCCGCTCTCGCCCGAAGGATCGGTGATGTGGTCGTCGGCGTCTACATGGATGACCAGGGCGGCACCGTCCCCATCCAGGATCGACCTCTCCCCCTCATCCAGGCTGATGAGCAGCGTGGTCACCTCGTAGGAGGCGTTTCCGTCCTCGTCGACGTGGATGTTGGGCAGGTCACCGGCGTGCGGCCCACCGGGATTCAAGAGGCCGTGCTCGGCGTCCGTCGGATTGAAGTGGCCGCCGGCAGACTCGAAGTCGGGTGGTTCGCACTCGCCCGTCTCGTGAAGGTGGACGCCGTGCTCACCGCCGGCTGCGGCCTCTAGGCCCTCGAGCTCGACCTGGATTCTGACCGCACCGTCTTCGGTGCTCGAGAAGGTGGCGTGGCCAACTGTGTTGCCGTCGGCGTCTTGCAGTTCGGCTCTCGCCTGCGCCTCCTGCTGAGCTATAGCTGTGCT
The nucleotide sequence above comes from Deinococcota bacterium. Encoded proteins:
- a CDS encoding superoxide dismutase family protein — translated: MTKVLALIFSLIIACSTAIAQQEAQARAELQDADGNTVGHATFSSTEDGAVRIQVELEGLEAAAGGEHGVHLHETGECEPPDFESAGGHFNPTDAEHGLLNPGGPHAGDLPNIHVDEDGNASYEVTTLLISLDEGERSILDGDGAALVIHVDADDHITDPSGESGDRIACGVVIREGEAQADTQQGATQAQEEDTEGEEEAEPADQAQLAQQGEQVYAQSCAACHGRSGTGGRDYPRLAGNRDLADTQHVAHQIIHGGGGMPPFGHLSDEQIAAVATYIRTSWNNDFGPVSIEEVQAER
- a CDS encoding SAF domain-containing protein encodes the protein MVAGGLRRRLQARAQAGRSLRIGVIGAGKFATMFLSQALRLPGLHVLGVADLSLERAREALRLAGWPRERTAAGGFAEALEWGSTCLTESGEELIAAEGLELVIEATGVPAAGIRHALMAFDRGLHVVMVNVEADALAGPLLAERAAAAGVVYSLAYGDQPALICELVDWARACGFDPVSAGKGSKYLPEYHRSTPETVWDYYGFSQETVARGDFNPRMFNSFLDGTKSAIEMAAVANATGLTPQPDGLRFPPAGADKLARVCRPEAEGGRLAHKGTVEVVSSLERDGRVVANDLRWGVFVTFEAASDYVARCFAEYGLVTDETGRYTAMYRPYHLIGLELAVSVLRAGLLGEATGSPTAFRGDVVATAKRDLRVGETLDGEGGYCVYGRLLPAAASLRAGALPIGLAHGIELTQDVKAGETLRWSDVALGLDDPTVRFRKEMEARFARFKV